The Manihot esculenta cultivar AM560-2 chromosome 1, M.esculenta_v8, whole genome shotgun sequence genome has a window encoding:
- the LOC110624745 gene encoding general transcription factor IIE subunit 1 isoform X1 — protein sequence MSVEPFNRLVKLAARAFYDDITTKGDNQPKTGRSDNRGIAVVVLDALTRRQWVREEDLAKDLKLHSKQLRRTLRFFEEEKLITRDHRKETAKGAKIYSAAVAATAEGQRNAKEGEEKIKLHTHSYCCLDYAQIYDVVRYRLHRLRKKLKDELENKNTVQEYICPNCGRRYNALDALRLVSPDDEYFHCENCNGELVAESDKLAAQEGGDGDDNARRRRREKLKDMLQKMEVQLKPLMDQLNRVKDLAVPEFGSLQAWEARASVAGRAVNGDSSSNDPSKSSQGLGYGRTPMTFIGETKVKFVLLIYDSASTSDCTVEVAFSGIEGKEEDVKSQTGSSGLKVLPPWMIKQGMNLTKEQRGEVKQESKMDGISAAEFSHEKKSTSDDVDNKSLQDEYVKAYYAALLKKQQELEEAAKNQELLQVSNSNAVPESVSNRQVGMKSKREEDEGEDDVEWEEAPTGGNSGESYKVNDLNVEAEASGEEEDDIDWEEG from the exons ATGAGCGTGGAGCCGTTCAATCG GTTGGTGAAGCTTGCTGCTCGAGCTTTTTATGATGATATAACCACGAAAGGAGATAATCAACCTAAAACGGGAAGGAGCGATAACAGAGGAATTGCTGTGGTGGTGCTTGACGCTCTCACTAG ACGACAATGGGTTAGGGAAGAAGATTTGGCAAAGGATTTGAAATTGCACTCAAAGCAACTTCGTCGAACCCTGCGGTTTTTTGAGGAAGAAAAACTAATTACTCGAGATCATAGGAAAGAG ACGGCTAAGGGAGCAAAGATATATAGTGCTGCTGTAGCTGCCACTGCTGAAGGTCAACGGAATGCAAAAGAGGGGGAGGAAAAGATAAAGCTACACACTCACTCTTACTGTTGTCTGGATTATGCACAG ATATATGATGTTGTTAGGTACAGATTGCACCGCTTGAGGAAAAAGCTAAAGGATGAATTGGAAAACAAGAATACTGTTCAAGAGTATATATGCCCTAACTGTGGGAGAAG GTACAATGCCTTGGATGCGCTGCGGTTGGTTTCTCCAGATGATGAGTACTTCCACTGTGAGAATTGCAATGGCGAACTTGTGGCAGAGAGTGACAAGTTAGCTGCTCAAGAAGGAGGAGATGGAGATGATAATGCAAGGAGGCGACGGCGTGAAAAATTAAAGGACATGCTTCAAAAAATGGAG GTACAACTTAAACCATTAATGGATCAACTTAATAGAGTGAAAGATTTGGCTGTTCCTGAATTTGGAAGCCTTCAAGCATGGGAAGCTCGAGCAAGTGTTGCTGGGCGCGCAGTAAATGGTGATTCGAGTTCCAATGATCCTTCCAAATCTTCCCAAGGGCTAGGATATGGTAGAACGCCAATGACATTTATTGGGGAGACAAAG GTTAAATTCGTCCTCTTAATATATGATTCTGCATCTACTTCTGACTGCACA GTTGAAGTTGCCTTTTCTGGCATTGAAGGCAAGGAAGAGGATGTCAAATCTCAAACTGGAAGTTCGGGCCTGAAAGTTTTGCCGCCATGGATGATCAAGCAGGGAATGAATCTTACGAAAGAGCAACGTGGAGAGGTCAAACAGGAGTCTAAGATGGATGGCATTTCAGCAGCAGAATTCTCACATGAGAAGAAGTCCACTAGTGATGATGTTGATAATAAAAGCTTACAG GATGAGTACGTTAAAGCCTATTATGCTGCTTTGCTTAAGAAGCAACAAGAACTAGAAGAAGCTGCTAAGAACCAAGAGCTGTTGCAAGTATCCAACTCAAATGCTGTCCCTGAATCTGTTTCTAATCGTCAGGTGGGCATGAAATCCAAACGCGAGGAGGACGAAGGGGAAGATGATGTTGAATGGGAAGAGGCCCCAACTGGAG GCAATTCGGGTGAAAGTTACAAGGTCAATGACTTGAATGTTGAAGCAGAAGCTTCAGGAGAGGAGGAGGACGATATAGATTGGGAAGAAGGTTGA
- the LOC110624745 gene encoding general transcription factor IIE subunit 1 isoform X2, which produces MSVEPFNRLVKLAARAFYDDITTKGDNQPKTGRSDNRGIAVVVLDALTRRQWVREEDLAKDLKLHSKQLRRTLRFFEEEKLITRDHRKETAKGAKIYSAAVAATAEGQRNAKEGEEKIKLHTHSYCCLDYAQIYDVVRYRLHRLRKKLKDELENKNTVQEYICPNCGRRYNALDALRLVSPDDEYFHCENCNGELVAESDKLAAQEGGDGDDNARRRRREKLKDMLQKMEVQLKPLMDQLNRVKDLAVPEFGSLQAWEARASVAGRAVNGDSSSNDPSKSSQGLGYGRTPMTFIGETKVEVAFSGIEGKEEDVKSQTGSSGLKVLPPWMIKQGMNLTKEQRGEVKQESKMDGISAAEFSHEKKSTSDDVDNKSLQDEYVKAYYAALLKKQQELEEAAKNQELLQVSNSNAVPESVSNRQVGMKSKREEDEGEDDVEWEEAPTGGNSGESYKVNDLNVEAEASGEEEDDIDWEEG; this is translated from the exons ATGAGCGTGGAGCCGTTCAATCG GTTGGTGAAGCTTGCTGCTCGAGCTTTTTATGATGATATAACCACGAAAGGAGATAATCAACCTAAAACGGGAAGGAGCGATAACAGAGGAATTGCTGTGGTGGTGCTTGACGCTCTCACTAG ACGACAATGGGTTAGGGAAGAAGATTTGGCAAAGGATTTGAAATTGCACTCAAAGCAACTTCGTCGAACCCTGCGGTTTTTTGAGGAAGAAAAACTAATTACTCGAGATCATAGGAAAGAG ACGGCTAAGGGAGCAAAGATATATAGTGCTGCTGTAGCTGCCACTGCTGAAGGTCAACGGAATGCAAAAGAGGGGGAGGAAAAGATAAAGCTACACACTCACTCTTACTGTTGTCTGGATTATGCACAG ATATATGATGTTGTTAGGTACAGATTGCACCGCTTGAGGAAAAAGCTAAAGGATGAATTGGAAAACAAGAATACTGTTCAAGAGTATATATGCCCTAACTGTGGGAGAAG GTACAATGCCTTGGATGCGCTGCGGTTGGTTTCTCCAGATGATGAGTACTTCCACTGTGAGAATTGCAATGGCGAACTTGTGGCAGAGAGTGACAAGTTAGCTGCTCAAGAAGGAGGAGATGGAGATGATAATGCAAGGAGGCGACGGCGTGAAAAATTAAAGGACATGCTTCAAAAAATGGAG GTACAACTTAAACCATTAATGGATCAACTTAATAGAGTGAAAGATTTGGCTGTTCCTGAATTTGGAAGCCTTCAAGCATGGGAAGCTCGAGCAAGTGTTGCTGGGCGCGCAGTAAATGGTGATTCGAGTTCCAATGATCCTTCCAAATCTTCCCAAGGGCTAGGATATGGTAGAACGCCAATGACATTTATTGGGGAGACAAAG GTTGAAGTTGCCTTTTCTGGCATTGAAGGCAAGGAAGAGGATGTCAAATCTCAAACTGGAAGTTCGGGCCTGAAAGTTTTGCCGCCATGGATGATCAAGCAGGGAATGAATCTTACGAAAGAGCAACGTGGAGAGGTCAAACAGGAGTCTAAGATGGATGGCATTTCAGCAGCAGAATTCTCACATGAGAAGAAGTCCACTAGTGATGATGTTGATAATAAAAGCTTACAG GATGAGTACGTTAAAGCCTATTATGCTGCTTTGCTTAAGAAGCAACAAGAACTAGAAGAAGCTGCTAAGAACCAAGAGCTGTTGCAAGTATCCAACTCAAATGCTGTCCCTGAATCTGTTTCTAATCGTCAGGTGGGCATGAAATCCAAACGCGAGGAGGACGAAGGGGAAGATGATGTTGAATGGGAAGAGGCCCCAACTGGAG GCAATTCGGGTGAAAGTTACAAGGTCAATGACTTGAATGTTGAAGCAGAAGCTTCAGGAGAGGAGGAGGACGATATAGATTGGGAAGAAGGTTGA